Proteins encoded together in one Vigna angularis cultivar LongXiaoDou No.4 chromosome 5, ASM1680809v1, whole genome shotgun sequence window:
- the LOC108339002 gene encoding pentatricopeptide repeat-containing protein At3g09040, mitochondrial-like, translating to MRVSVTVRGVVRGRGYHGRWSVESECQGKAKGNASAWNSLLRMHSTHGLPQSVLRCFASFLNSGHSPDQFTFAITLSACAKLHNVELGRAVHCCIIKRGLQSASFCHGALIHLYANSHSLTSARTLFDAAPSPHLHPVSWTSLISGYVQAGLPQQALHVFDKIRTTVSPASFPLLDPVALVTVLNTYTSLGKLDNACQLFAQMPISTRNVVAWNVMISGHAKRGHYQEALAFFRQMSKHGVKSSRSTLASVLSAIASLAALHHGFLVHALAIKQGFDSSIYVASSLINMYGKCAMLDAARQVFDAISHKNMIVWNTMLGVYSQNAYLSNVMELFSDMTICGVHPDEFTYTSILSSCASFEYVRIGHQLHSTIIKKGFTSNLFVNNSLIDMYAKAGALTEAAKQFELMTCRDHVSWNAIIVGYVQEEEEAVAFSLFQRMNLDGVVPDEVSLASILSACGNIKVLDVGQQLHCLSVKLGLETNLFAGSSLIDMYSKCGDIEDAQKIYSRMPERSVVSFNALIAGYAPKDIKEAISLIHEMLILGLKPSEITFVSVIDVCKGSAKVILGMQIHCVVVKRGLLCGSEFLGTSLLGMYMDSQRLADASVLFSEFSNLKSTVMWTALISGYTQNECSDVALNLYQEMRGNNILPDQATFVTALRASALLSSLHDGREIHSLIFHTGFDLDELTGSSLVDMYAKCGDVKSAVQVFHELTIKKDVISWNSMIVGFAKNGYAESALKVFNEMAQSCITPDEVTFLGVLTACSHAGWVYEGLQVFHIIVNCYGIEPRGDHYACMVDLLGRWGFLKEAEEFIDKIEVEPNAMIWANLLGACRIHGDEKRGQRAAKKLIELEPRNSSSYVLLSNLYAASGLWDEARSLRRTMMQKDIQKMPGCSWIVVGQNTNLFVAGDKSHPSCDEISLALKHLTALIKDNTFHDFLG from the coding sequence ATGCGCGTGAGTGTTACAGTGAGAGGTGTGGTGAGAGGGAGAGGCTACCATGGGCGTTGGAGTGTTGAGAGTGAGTGCCAGGGTAAGGCGAAGGGGAATGCCAGTGCCTGGAATTCCCTTCTTCGCATGCACTCCACCCATGGATTGCCCCAAAGTGTCCTTCGATGTTTTGCTTCTTTTCTCAACTCTGGCCATTCCCCTGATCAGTTCACTTTCGCCATCACTCTGTCCGCCTGTGCAAAGCTACACAATGTTGAGTTGGGGAGGGCAGTTCACTGTTGCATAATTAAGAGGGGTCTTCAATCTGCCTCCTTCTGTCATGGCGCACTCATCCATCTTTACGCCAATTCCCACTCTCTCACTTCTGCTCGCACCCTATTTGACGCCGCACCCTCCCCTCATCTCCACCCTGTTTCTTGGACCTCTTTAATCTCTGGTTATGTTCAAGCCGGCTTGCCTCAGCAAGCACTTCACGTATTTGACAAAATACGCACCACTGTTTCTCCCGCTTCTTTTCCACTTCTAGACCCTGTGGCACTTGTCACCGTCTTAAACACTTACACCTCTTTAGGAAAGCTGGACAATGCTTGCCAATTGTTTGCACAGATGCCCATCTCCACCCGCAATGTTGTGGCCTGGAATGTCATGATTTCTGGTCATGCCAAGAGAGGCCATTATCAAGAGGCTCTTGCCTTCTTTCGTCAAATGAGTAAGCATGGTGTCAAATCCTCAAGATCCACACTCGCAAGTGTTTTAAGTGCAATTGCCAGTTTAGCCGCCCTCCATCACGGCTTCCTAGTTCATGCCCTGGCTATAAAGCAAGGTTTCGATTCCAGTATATACGTTGCAAGTTCTTTGATCAATATGTATGGCAAGTGTGCGATGCTGGATGCTGCACGCCAAGTATTTGATGCTATAtctcacaaaaatatgattgTCTGGAACACCATGCTAGGAGTTTATTCACAGAATGCCTATTTAAGTAATGTCATGGAGTTGTTCTCGGATATGACAATATGTGGCGTTCACCCAGATGAATTTACCTACACAAGCATTTTGAGCTCGTGTGCATCCTTTGAATACGTACGAATTGGTCACCAGTTGCATTCAACTATTATCAAGAAGGGTTTTACCTCCAATTTATTTGTCAACAATTCATTGATAGATATGTATGCCAAAGCTGGGGCTTTGACGGAAGCTGCTAAGCAGTTTGAGCTCATGACATGCCGAGATCATGTTTCCTGGAATGCCATTATTGTTGGATATGTGcaggaagaagaggaggctgTTGCTTTCAGTTTGTTTCAAAGAATGAATTTGGACGGCGTTGTACCTGATGAGGTATCTTTGGCCAGCATACTTAGTGCATGTGGAAATATTAAGGTGCTAGATGTAGGACAGCAACTCCATTGCCTGTCAGTTAAGTTGGGTTTAGAAACTAACCTTTTTGCTGGAAGTTCTCTTATTGACATGTATTCGAAATGCGGAGACATTGAAGATGcacaaaaaatttattctagGATGCCTGAACGGAGTGTGGTCTCCTTTAATGCTCTGATTGCAGGATATGCTCCAAAAGACATAAAAGAAGCTATTAGTCTTATTCATGAGATGCTGATACTGGGACTGAAGCCATCTGAGATTACATTTGTGAGCGTCATAGATGTTTGTAAGGGTTCTGCAAAGGTAATTTTAGGCATGCAGATCCATTGTGTTGTAGTAAAGAGGGGTCTCTTATGTGGTAGCGAATTCTTAGGAACCTCTTTGTTGGGCATGTATATGGATTCACAAAGGCTTGCAGATGCAAGCGTTCTTTTCTCGGAGTTTTCTAACCTTAAAAGCACGGTAATGTGGACTGCTTTAATTTCAGGATATACCCAAAATGAGTGCAGTGATGTGGCCTTAAACTTGTACCAGGAAATGCGTGGCAACAATATCTTACCCGACCAAGCAACTTTTGTTACTGCTCTTCGAGCTTCTGCTCTCTTATCCTCACTGCATGATGGTAGAGAGATACATTCTCTAATCTTCCATACTGGTTTTGACTTAGATGAGTTAACAGGTAGTTCCCTTGTAGACATGTATGCAAAATGTGGCGATGTAAAAAGTGCTGTTCAAGTTTTTCATGAATTGACTATTAAAAAGGATGTGATTTCTTGGAACTCAATGATAGTTGGATTTGCCAAAAATGGTTATGCAGAAAGTGCCCTGAAGGTCTTTAATGAGATGGCTCAATCATGCATTACCCCTGATGAGGTAACATTTCTTGGAGTGCTCACTGCTTGTAGCCATGCAGGGTGGGTTTATGAGGGTCTTCAAGTTTTTCACATCATTGTAAATTGTTATGGAATTGAGCCTAGAGGGGATCACTACGCTTGCATGGTTGATCTACTTGGTAGGTGGGGTTTTCTAAAGGAAGCTGAAGAGTTCATTGACAAAATAGAAGTTGAACCGAATGCTATGATTTGGGCCAATTTATTGGGTGCTTGCAGAATACATGGGGATGAAAAGAGGGGACAGAGAGCGGCTAAGAAACTTATTGAGTTAGAACCCAGAAACTCTTCTTCATATGTGCTGCTTTCAAATTTGTATGCTGCATCTGGACTTTGGGATGAAGCTAGATCTTTGAGGAGAACAATGATGCAGAAAGATATCCAAAAAATGCCTGGCTGTAGCTGGATCGTTGTAGGACAAAATACAAACCTATTTGTTGCGGGTGATAAGTCACATCCTAGTTGTGATGAAATTTCACTAGCATTAAAGCACCTGACGGCACTAATTAAAGATAATACATTCCATGATTTCCTGGGTTAG